TGCTGTAGCATACATTAATGAGTTTTGTATAAAAGACATTGTCATGCAGGTATTCTTAAATGTAGATACtgcatgttaactaatattaaatcACAAAAAGACATTCAGTGATTATGTCCCTAATGAAGACCCTAGTCATTCCTCTCTGTGTCCATATTCCTTTGTTGTGCTTTTTGTGATTGTCCAAGGTATGTTCACATTTTTAGGTAAATCAAGTGAAAGCCAGGATGGAATGAGTGCCCAGGAGGTCAAACCTAGCCAGCAATGTGGCTAAAAAGCACTCGGACTGTCATTTTCATTGAAGTACTCAATTGTTTACTGAAATGTGTGTATACGAGAATGTAATAATTAACCCACACAGGTATTTCGTAATGAAGCTTTTCTAGCTAGTGCAGAGACTCACATCAACACTTAATCAATTTATGCTTGAAACCTGCTTCTTTAGTTTCCTTACGCCATTAGTGTCATTAACATCATCGGGTCACAGGATAATACCCACATTCCCAGATGAAGTATGTCCGAAATCTATTCACACTACTCGTCTGCATACCTTAAGAACACATACCTCGGGAAACGACAACTGCTCTCAAACGAAAACGGATTCATGTGGTTCTGGCCTCAAAAGTGATGCACTCTGCAAATCTATTAATCTACAAAGTGTGAATTACACATGGCTTATATAATAATGGTTGTTAATCGACGTGTTTAGCAGACTTATGGGCACAACACAACACAGGAACTCAACTTGAGGCAAAGTGAGGGTGTGGTCCTATGACCCTCATAAATATAGGACAAAGTGGCATCAGATATATGTTGTGTATATAGTCTGACAACACATAAGAATGCCTGAAAAGCTGTTTGATGTGAAATCATCATCAAGGTTAAATTGTCATTTGTTGTCATCATCCTTGATGCTGTCCAATCATCGTAAAGAAATGTTTCCATCATCTGCATCACGGCCTACTGTGTTTGACTGTCTCACGCACATCAGCCCACTTGCTCAAATGAGTCTTTCTCTGTTGTTTGCTACAGTACATCTGTTGGCATTCCAAAAGTGCTTTTATGATTTGTCACAGTCTATTGAGTATTTGAACTCCGGCAGAGGTTGGGGTCAGATCTCTCCTACATGCCCATTTCAATTAAGGATCTCACAGAGGAATGGCCGTTCTGCTTGACTGTTCATCCTCACCGCTGCCCATGATGGATGAGCCCAAAAATGTCTCAATTGCTCTTATGAAAGTTCCTCAGACGTGACACTGCTCCAACAGTTTTTCCGGCTTTTGATGTTTATCTCATTGGTTGTTTTGCTTAAAATATCATTGTAAACTTCTGTGTGAACTACCCTGACTAAACTGCAACAACTGAgctatatattaatttaatccatgataTTTTATTTCTACATTGAGGGTAAATTTATAGGTTCCTATAACGACCACAAATACTGAAATAGCAAATTTTTTGCAGAAATATAATACTTTGACAAAAGTTTTTCCACAAAAGAAATGCAGTTGTGTAATGTTTTTAGAACAAAAAGACATTGCAACATAAAGTCCACGGCCTATCAATTTAAACTCAAGGTAGCACATTCTGTAATTGTCTCAACAGAATGTTTGTGTCTCTTCGCAGACATTAAGAACCGGTTGTTGCTATGAGCAGCGAATTGTACAGCAGCCCTTGAGAAATTAAATGGTGTTACAAAACATCTACGCTGCCTGAGCCTTTTCCCTCCCCCTCTCTATTGCAATCATTTTCTTTTGGTCCATGTTACCACCTGCCTTTTAGTTTATTAATGGCAGTGATTGAGGCAGCTTTGCATTGACAGCTTTAAATGCCTCCTCATCTTGAGCTTTTTCTACATTCGTCCATCCCCACCCAGGAGATCTGAGGAGGAGCTGAACAAGATCAGCACTGGAGAGGTCTGCGGATGAGGGAGAAGAGAGCACGGCATGGTTTTGTCTTTGATTTGTCTTCTCTCTCCTTCCTTTCATAGTCCTCTGTCCTTTTGATCTAATCAACTAGAAGCTGACCAAAGCATACACCATACTGCAAGACAAAGAGaggagggagacagagagagaaattaaTAAAGAGAGACATACTAACTAGTTCTGATATAAACAATCTCTCATGTTCTCAATTAAAGACTACAAATTAAGAAAGACATTTGGTGACATGGGTGGTTACCAgagtgttttgtgttgttttcggggtgttgctatatggttgctaaggtgttttgtgtGGTTACCAATGTGGTCTTTGTGGTCCCTGGGcatagggtgttttgggtggttccCAGGGTGTTcttatatggttgctaaggttatctgggttgttgctagggagTTATGGGTTGTTGCAAGGTGGTTTCTATGTGTCTCTGTGATTTTCATGTCCCTATATATGATTCGGTTCCCTTCTTCAATGTAATTGTATGTGATTTGTTTACTCCTTGTATTGTCTGCCAGGCAAATATGGCATGTTTAGTCACTTAGAAAATAATAACAAGTCACACATTTTGAGGTATACTTTGTGATAATATTATAAAAGGTGCCAGATGAGTTATGTGATGATGTGTATTGCTTAAGGTAGGGGATTGATCAAATCCCTAAtccaaagtatgagcaatagtatgCTTACCTAAACAAGCGCCACTAATAAAACCAAAAAACCTATGTTTAAATGAACAGATAGTGAATAACTGAAGTGGGTTTACCTGTACAGATAGTAGAAGAAGGAGAGAAGGTAGAAACCCAGCTTGCACCAGGACTCTTTTTGGCAGTAATTCAGGATGTCTGCATTCATCACACTCACTGGATCATACATAACTTCAGACCCATCAGCAGGACGGTGGAAAAACCTGCAGCAAATAAGAGAGAGGAAACAGTTACAGGTGTTGCTTAGTTGCAATTTAGAAATTTCAGTTCAAGAAGTTTCAAATAGATGTAAGTTTTTGTACCTCCAGAGATGATAGAGAAGCAGGGGGATGTTAAGGCCCAAAGTTACCCACTCTCCTGCACACATGAACATCAGACAGAACAGCCCATGGATGGAATATTCTGGAACCACCAGCTGGAAAAGAGTTAGGAAGGGTTTAAATGAATCTGAGAGATCTTATAATATCTGTAAGCAAAtgtgcatttaaatacatttgtcaaAAGCATCTAATCTTTTACATCTTatatgagaaagaaaaaagaaagaaagaaagttaagtTGTTACCTATTACACTTTGCACGTTCCCTTTCACACATGACTTTGTAATTCACTTTAAACCCCAATTCACTTGTTCACATCACCTTATTTCACATTGACATTTGAACACACAAGTGACCACTTTGCATTTACAACTATGATTAAACTACAACAATTTCACTCACCCTTCGGAGGAGGTTGCAAATTCTCTCGATGTTTAGTATTCTTTCTCTCTAAAGAAAAATACAACAACACATTAAGCTTTCTTGCGATGCACTCCAACTGAAAGCATAATGTTTTTGTAACTGATTAGCATGCATGcatgttgttgtctgtgtgtacACATATATGCATGTATGCTAGGGAGTTTCACTGAAACCCACTGCATAGTTGATTTTGTGTGAAAGCAATCATGATCTAAGAAAAGCCTTTACCGCTCTGGTGGGGTTGCTCTGATCGATGGGGTTTTTGAAGTCTGTGCGCAGCTCATCAAATGCAATAATCTTGAGGAGAGAAAAACACAATTCTTGTAACTTGAGCACTTTAAACATCACTAGTGGACATTATGGAGGTCATAAagcatataaaaattaaaaataaaaaataaaaataatttactcaccatcatgttgttctgtATGACTaactttcttacatggaacacaaaaggagatgttaggcagaatgttagcttcaatcatcattccctttcattgtatggaaaaacaatgctttgaaagtgaatggtgactgaggctgacattctgtTGAACATCTCTCTTTGTGTTCCCTGGAATAAAGGTTtgagagtcatatgggtttgaaacaacataagtgtgagtaaatgacataatctattcctttctttctttctttctcaagaTTTCTCATGACATTCCTACATCTTCAAACTATTTTCAACTCCTCTTTCTCTCCATCCTTTTCCCCTTATAGATCCACATCTCCTGCTGGTCCCTCACTTCATTCTGTTCTGTAAACAGATGCAGTTGCCATGGTGAACGAACAAGCCCCTAAGCGGGCATGGGGGGTGTCAGAACAAAATTACAGTTTGATAAGTATTCTCAGTAACATGGTTTCTTGCCGGCATGCACTCATACACAGACACTCAGCCTCCACTTCCCCACTCGCTGTCTCCATGcgctctcacatacatacactcacaccaaATGACTCTCTCCCACTCCTGTCCTCAATGCTCAGTCATTTCAAGTCTGTTTCTTAATGGCCCTTTGAAAGTCTTCAATCTACTGCAAGTCTGAAAATATCTTGACTTCTTCTTAGGGATTCATGGCTTGTGTTTTCGATTTTGGTCTCTGGCGGTGTCTCTGTCAATTTCATTTGTAATTTTACAGACAGTGGGCTGACAGAAGACCAGCACAGTTCAAATGTGCAGTTGACCTCTTCTTCTtcaatctctcgctctctctctctgtctctctatttgTCTCTCCCCAAATCAAACGatatttacatgtgtgtgtgtatatatatatacactcacctaaaggattattaggaacacctgttcaatttctcattaatgcaattgtctaatcaaccaatcacatggcagttgcttcaatgcatttaggggtgtgatcctggtcaagacaatctcctgaactccaaactgaatgtcagaatgggaaagaaaggtgatttaagcaattttgagcatggcatggttgttggtgccagacggccggtctgagtatttcacaatctgctcagttactggaattttcatgcacaaacatttctagggtttacaaagaatagtgtgaaaagggaaaaacattcagtatgcggcagtcctgtgggcgaaaatgccttgttgatgctagaggtcagaggagaatgggccgactgattcaagatgatagaagagcaactttgcctgaaataaccactcgttacaaccgaggtatgcagcaaagcatttgtgaagccacaacacgcacaaccttgaggcggatgggctacaacagcagaagaccccaccgggtaccactcatctccactacaaataggaaaaagaggctacaatttgcaagagctcaccaaaattggacagttgaagactggaaaaatgttgcctggtctgatgagtctcgatttctgtggagacattcagatggtagcgtcagaatttggcgtaaacagaatgagaacatggagccatcatgccttgttgccactgtgcaggctggtggtggtggtgtaatggtgtgggggatgttttcttggcacactttaggccccttagtgccaattgggcatcgtttaaatgccacggcctacctgagcattgtttctgaccatgtccatccctttatggccaccatgtacccatcctctgatggctacttccagcaggataatgcaccatgtcacaaagctcgaatcatttcaaattggtttcttgaacatgacaatgagttcactgtactaaaatggcccccacagtcaccagatctcaacccaatagagcatctttgggatgtgatggagcaggagcttagtgccctggatgtgcatcccacaaatctccatcaactgcaagatgctatcctatcaatatgggccaacatttctaaagaatgctttcagcaccttgttgaaccaatgccacgtagaattaaggcagttctgaaggcaaaagggggtcaaacacagtattagtatggtgttcctaataatcctttaggtgagtgtatatatatatatatatatatatatatagcttattCTTATTATAACTAAATTAAACCCATTTACTTGTAATTAAACACCATTAAAGGCAGTACATCAAAAGCTTACATAATGTATAAATGGCAAggcattataatttatataatttcttttacacattacagtaatgacaatgaGATGTTTTTGCACTATGAAAATGAGAATAAGGGTTGGAAAATGGACTTAATTGACATAGAaatacagtatccatccatccatcttattTATATATAACAGAAATAAGGCTGTTTAATTGTAGTTAATAACGTTTCCccacaaaataaatgtcattagtgtaaTGCGTCCGgatgttttactttagtaatttgTAGGGCTTTTCCCTCCATTATTCTAAATTGGTGTTTTCattaaattctcattactgtaatgcaatacatttttactgGATTAcacaaaacattactgtaatgcttttttttttaattaaaggcagtacaacaaaaacTTTCATAATGTATAAATgcttcattatttacattttatgttgggtttttttcacaataaaaatgacaaaatcttTTTGTATTGTGGAAAGGATAATTAGGATTTAAATGTGCTTAattcatcatgaatataatgtcaaaatgcaaaacaTGGTCCTAAATATGCTCcagatataatttaatatttatttcttttgaaaaaaaagGATGGTTACTGTAGACAtttgtagttttgtttttataaaatttttgttgttgtcatgaaattctcattactgtaataaagtTCTTTTTGGATTACTGgattacaataaaaatactgttatttttaaatataaatgtaattattatttatgtaattgtaatgtaatgaGATGTTTTTTTCATTATGGAAATGAGAATTGGGATGATGGGGGGttaattgtcatataaaagttgtcacaatgcaaaaaaatctaatgcaCACAGATAGATTTGCCaccttctttcttttctttggtaTCTGTCCGCTTGTTCTGTAAATCATTACTCATCTGTGAGTCAAAATGTCTGCTCTAATAATAACTGCTGCATTTTGTATTCACCTCATGGATTAGGCCCCTTGTTAAGGGTAGCAGAGACAGCTTGGACAGACACACACCAGTCTCTGCTCTGAAAAACTGGCACAAGCACCCACACATAATCACATTCACACTCAAACAGTCAGAGACTTGGCGATGACATGGATTCCAATGGCAGCTTGAAATGGAAGTGACAGTGTTACAGGTAGCAGGTACATGTTCATATACTATTCAAtacagcagatctacaacaaaTGTGTGGATGCAGGTGTAAAACTACAGACAGCTCTAAACTTACCTGCCAGATGACGAAGAAGATGAGGGCAGCGCATAACACCAGTGTTAACATGTAGCAAAAGGCCGCAAAGGTGAAGGCCGTGGCTGTTCCAGCCAGCCTGACGGTGATCCGGGTCGAGAGAGGGCGAGGGGGAGACTtcccctgctctctctctctctgtctttctttttctgttaatGTGCTGCCCCCACTCTAACCCTCTTTAGGGAAGTAGCCAACAACTTCCTCTTATTAACACTTTTGGTCCAGGTGATCTTCTGATCTTCTGGTGACGTGTCTGGCTCTCTCTGCTTCTGTCTGTTGGTTATCCGCCTCCGCTGGCAGGACCGTCTTtaaacgtgtgtgtatgtgtgtttttctctGTCTTGGGTGCTGTCCACAAAAGATAACTGCTAGAGCTGTTTCCTCTTTTTACTCTCTCTGCTGTCTCCCTTCACCCGCTCTCTTTCTCTGTGATTGGCAGAGgggtttttgtatgtgtgtggagAATCGGTCCCTTCCCCCGTCTCTAAGATTAGTGCTGTACACTGGGTCCACACATCTTATTTACAGCAGAATACCTAAAAGATATCTTGTTGACACATCGGCCATAGGAGGATGAACGTCCTTGGTATACAAtctgaaacacagacattgattCCAGTTATGGTGTAATAAACAGCCGAAGGCGTTCAGCTCCTTTCATTGATGAATGATTTATGAAAATTCTTTACAATTAGAAGTAATTCTGACTGTTGTCACTTCAATCAATAAAATGACACTGATGAGCGGCTGCAATCGACAGGTTTTACAATGATGCATATGCTCTCTTGATCAGTTTTAAGAGGTAATTAATTGGATTTCAGATATAATGGGCAATGGTTTGGATGTATAAGATAACACAGGAAGGattttataataacaataaaatctcAATGCAAAATAATTACTTAAGCACATTAATTACATATTTGACATGATTTTGTGCAACATATGGCTTCAGAGCAATCATAGCTCTTGACTTTCATTAATCATCAATAAAATGAGTTtcaataaagcattaaaaaatgGCATTTTTCAGATTTTGCAGCTGTAGAATCAATAAAAACACTGCAATGTTTACAATTCCCTTATGAATCAACAATGACATTTGAAATGATAGGGAAGAATGGTTAACTAAGTTAGGTGCGTGGCATGACAGTATGTGAGAATCACAGTTGTATGTGAGCACGAGCATCGTTTACCTGTTTTCTGAAGCAGCGGCACAAGTATGTCTATGGTTGTTCTCTCTCCCCTCATTTTCCTTCCATCAATCTGGGTCGACAACATGTCAGAAATCTCTGGTCTGTCTTGCTCTGGGTGTCACTGTCAGTCCCATCACagattctcattggctttttggTGCTCTGCTACCAGGTATGAAAAGCCAGACTGAAAGAAGCAAAAGATTAGTCGGTCGTTTTATTCATGCTCTTTTATCTTGTGTGTTTTTATTCTTTTGATCAGACGCAGCTCTCAGAATACTGACATATAATTAACTTAGCGTTTTCTCTCTTTCCCCACAAACAGCCCTGCCCGTTTTCTCccttctctctctgcctctctcggCTTTTAAGAATTCAAGGCTTCCCTGCTGCTATTTGGTCTAAAAATCATGAGCCTCCCCCCATCTCTGAGACAGATTGGGGTGTTGATAATAAAACAGTGATGTTATTACCTCTGAATGTGATGCCTAACTGCATTCAACAGTCTTCTCCTCCATCCCTGTCTTTTCTGTCCTGCTTTTCAGCGTACTCTCTCATTCCCTCAAGAGATGTGAGGGGCAGAGGGAGCTCAGAGTCTTTTTCTTTCTTGGCTTCCCTAGtttgtctccctctctctctctcccctaccTTTTTTATTCTCTTattgccactctctctctctctctctctctctctctctctctctctctctctctgtcaatgGTACTTTCTTGATAAAAGTGCTTGTCTGTCACTGAACGGGAGCAGTAAGGTTAGACTTTGTCTCTCTCTATTTCTTCTCCACACTGTCTGGAGTTTACGGTTGTGCTTTGAGTTATCAACAGAAGAAGAGTTGTATTGTTTCCCTTTGTCAACATTCTATTGACTTTCCATTGAATTCCATTGATTGTATATTCACAGTTATATTTGCAAAAACTCTAACACTAAACAAAACTTTATTAATTATTAGGTctaattttaaagtattttttccctccTCCTATTAGCCTTATTTTCAAATCACCCTACCCTGTCTCTCTCTGTTTATTGTGTGTTCTTTTAGAGTGGGGGAAAATCATTGCATCCAGGGAAACCTGGTTGAAATATTCCCCAAGAAGATACTCAATCATTCTCGTATCAAGACTTCTGATTTgcttttattgcttatattatTGAGACTGCAGCTCAGTTCTCTGCTTTCTAGTCACATTGACAAATGTCCTAAAGCACACACAGCATCTATGAGAGATTTTTCCAGTATGCCATttaaaatggaagtcaatggaatcTACGAGATCCAAGAGTACCACCTGGTGGATTCTTCAGTACTTTCTCCGTTCAAGTTTGAAGTCTTAGGTTTCTGTCCATTGTGTATCCACAGTTTACTTtgggaaatgtattttttttttaatccatttaAGGCTCATGTGCATTTCAACATCTCAAGAAGctggcataataataataataataataataataataatattgtaaaaaACTTACCAAAAAATTACCAATTCAGAGGTGTATTCTTTCTGTTTAGATGTTATTGTTTTTGATTATTAGGGCTACTGTTCCGATACATACTGAAACCCACATTTTCCCGCGTTAAACATATTTTACGTCTGAAAAGCCTTCTATTTACTTTTAATGGAGAGCGGAACCAAAAGTTATTTTATTACCCGGACGACATTGTATACGCACAGGAACGTGgagttttgttttaattaagttagTAGCTCAAAATTACACATTTCTAATTTAAATGACTGCCAACAGCCAAATATGCTCAATATGGCTAGGGTCCGAAACGGGGATATTAAAAGGTAAAGTGTTGTTGGGAGCTTTCTGTCCTtttgttcaaaatgttttatcttttttAACTACCTGGACATCTATGGTACACGTGAGTTGGCACCGCATCATGGCCCTTTAATTTTCTTTGGGACCTGTAAACTAATGTCTTGTAATTATCCACATTTCATCTCAAGGTGTGAGGCTCATCAAAAAGCAGGCGTTTAACTTTTGTGAGATGAGTTGTTTGAGTCGGGATCAGGAGGTGTGTGTGATGGCATGGGGAGATCCTCATGAATCAGAGGTGAGCAAGGGAGATAAATGCAATTACAAGCAATAACTGAAACACCATGATTAACATGAATTATATGTGTCTTTGCCTATATGTATATCTCTTTCAGGTGTTAGTGGGCAGTGTAAATGGCGCAGTGAAAACTTTCAGCACAGATAAGGGGATCTTCACAGGAAGCAGAGAATGTGGGGATCCATCCCAAGGCAGATTTACAGGATTGGCAGTAAATGAAAGGTGGCTGTCTATACTTTAAGCTTTTATccacatgaaaatataaattagcTTTTGTATTAATCTCTATATATGATGCTCATTCTTTGCACCCCTTCACTTTTCCAGTGCTTTGATCACGTGTGTGGAGTCGGGACTTCTGAAAGTGTGGAAAGAAGGCAGTACAGACACAGTAAAGTTGCATGTGTTCGGGTGCAATTAGATGATTGTCTCATGATCTCAGATTTGCCCCAGTTATTCTTTCCTCCACTGTTACTGAGGTCTATACGTACTGGGCTGGTAAAATTAGGACAATGTTTTCTGCCCATCTAGACAGCTCTTATCTTTCAAGTCTGTCTGTTTGGAATTAAATAGTTCATATTAAATTTCATTCAGTGAATGCAGTGTCCTGCATTGTGGCATGCTGTTCTTTATCTAAAATTTATTTAACCGGCATGTTTCTAATTCTTGTGTAATTATTATAGTTATGGCCTCATTTTAATTTAGAGGCTAGGCTACAtggaatatttatacatttaaaaatgtatttgtcaccaCTATTTCAGTGCACCTAAAGcacagtgagtattgacgctgactaccacccctggagttgtgagttcaaatccagggtgtgctgagtgactccagccaggtctcctaagcaaccaaattggcctggttgctagtgaggttagagtcacatggggtaacctcctcatggtcgcgattagtgg
The sequence above is drawn from the Xyrauchen texanus isolate HMW12.3.18 chromosome 43, RBS_HiC_50CHRs, whole genome shotgun sequence genome and encodes:
- the cnih2 gene encoding protein cornichon homolog 2 — protein: MLTLVLCAALIFFVIWQIIAFDELRTDFKNPIDQSNPTRARERILNIERICNLLRRLVVPEYSIHGLFCLMFMCAGEWVTLGLNIPLLLYHLWRFFHRPADGSEVMYDPVSVMNADILNYCQKESWCKLGFYLLSFFYYLYSMVYALVSF